In Bactrocera oleae isolate idBacOlea1 chromosome 5, idBacOlea1, whole genome shotgun sequence, a genomic segment contains:
- the LOC106617160 gene encoding galactose mutarotase, whose amino-acid sequence MIHVSQDMISSVTDPITGELAHIHRFTLVNDATNMYVQVISYGAAIYSLRIPDESGKLQDVVLGFDLIEEYEDPNNPYFGATIGRVCNRIANGNFKIYEKEVQVRQNHGEHHLHGGYIGFDKVPWNLKEIHENGVTFSHRSPDGHEGYPGELFATVRYTLHEDNTLRIFMTAKTTMTTVVNMTNHSYFNLAGHDAGREALYQHTVSIYGRDITQTDNFCIPTGIYLPVVYTAYDFRCGENLGRRIRQIEDRKLGFDDNFCVTREGVSENAISRVAKVVHQPTGRWMEVYSNQPGVQFYTGNFLPDERKGEKLLKGRDRSTYHKHGAFCLETQKYPDAPNHPHFPTIILRPGELYEHMVHYKFGTLRSKAPLTRLSELDDIEYIDTSVTENIEDDVYEDMSADVTSASKSDIPEEGSKAETSLEGSKTNIREEGKPQSAGAIKKQEKKETSEVNEEAAALAKVDEKAAEKLAEKAQEAVEVQVPVEEEVKEELKKETKKYKIDAECQTGAAATLAKVVKEKKEAEAQTKPDEEDEELQGACGGAPKGIAKK is encoded by the exons ATGATTCACGTATCACAGGATATGATTAGCAGTGTGACAGATCCAATTACGGGGGAGCTAGCTCATATACACCGTTTCACTTTGGTGAACGATGCCACGAATATGTATGTGCAG GTCATATCTTATGGTGCCGCCATCTACTCTCTCCGAATTCCAGATGAATCCGGCAAATTGCAAGACGTTGTTCTGGGCTTCGATTTAATAGAAG AATATGAAGACCCGAATAATCCGTACTTTGGTGCCACCATTGGGCGTGTTTGTAATCGCATTGCCAATGGTAACTTCAAGATTTACGAAAAAGAAGTTCAAGTTAGGCAAAATCATGGTGAACATCACTTGCATGGTGGCTATATTGGTTTCGATAAAGTACCATGGAATCTGAAAGAAATTCATGAAAATGGTGTCACTTTTAGTCATCGTTCACCAGACGGTCATGAGGGTTATCCCGGTGAACTTTTCGCCACTGTCCGTTATACACTGCATGAAGATAATACTTTGCGTATTTTTATgactgcaaaaacaacaatgacaacCGTGGTCAATATGACAAATCATTCGTACTTCAATTTGGCTGGACAT gaTGCCGGCAGGGAGGCACTTTATCAACACACTGTGTCGATATATGGGCGTGATATAACTCAAACGGATAACTTTTGTATTCCAACAGGCATATATCTGCCGGTCGTCTACACTGCCTATGACTTTCGATGTGGCGAAAATCTGGGTCGACGTATACGACAAATTGAGGATAGAAAATTGGGTTTCGATGACAATTTTTGTGTAACACGGGAGGGAGTGAGTGAGAATGCGATCTCCAGAGTGGCAAA AGTTGTTCACCAGCCGACTGGTCGTTGGATGGAGGTCTATAGCAATCAACCAGGTGTGCAATTCTACACCGGTAACTTTCTGCCAGATGAGCGAAAGGGCGAG AAACTGCTTAAGGGCAGGGATAGATCAACTTACCACAAACATGGCGCGTTCTGTCTCGAGACGCAAAAGTACCCCGACGCACCCAATCAC cCACACTTCCCAACGATTATATTACGACCCGGCGAGTTGTATGAACATATGGTGCACTATAAATTCGGCACGCTCAGAAGTAAGGCACCATTAACTAGGCTTAGCGAATTGGATGATATTGAATATATTGATACGAGTGTTACCGAGAATATAGAGGATGATGTTTATGAAGATATGTCTGCAGATGTCACAAGCGCATCTAAATCCGATATTCCTGAAGAAGGGAGCAAAGCAGAAACTTCTCTGGAAGGGAGTAAAACAAATATTCGCGAAGAAGGGAAACCGCAAAGTGCTGGCGCCATAAAGAAGCAAGAAAAGAAAGAGACAAGTGAGGTCAATGAAGAGGCTGCAGCATTAGCAAAGGTAGACGAAAAAGCAGCAGAGAAACTAGCGGAAAAAGCACAAGAAGCGGTGGAAGTTCAAGTACCTGTTGAGGAAGAAGTTAAAGAGGAGCTTAAAAAGGAaactaaaaagtataaaatagaCGCTGAGTGCCAGACTGGAGCAGCAGCAACACTTGCTAAGGTTGTAAAAGAGAAGAAGGAAGCGGAAGCTCAGACGAAACCAGATGAAGAAGATGAGGAACTACAGGGTGCTTGCGGTGGTGCACCCAAGGGAATTGCAAAAAAATGA